A genome region from Mycobacterium florentinum includes the following:
- a CDS encoding DUF58 domain-containing protein yields the protein MKTAEFRWRASPLTQAIATCAGVALVAAVIGAHWQLIAFAAPLLGVLCSISWQHLVPTIHVHGGPESQRCFEGERARVTLSATPEAGAPVGWAIELTVPAVEGMQLEALDSDSPHAKTVAATAQRWGRYSISARLDAVARGGLLTGTAIVDAADVIVFPLTPPQSTPIPRTELLNRLGAHLTGHIGPGVEYADIRPYVPGDQLRAVNWPVSARRGQLHVTERLTDRAADVVVLLDGYRQPAGPATDATERAVRGAAQVVQTALRYGDRAGIVTLGGNRPRWLGADIGQRQFYRVLDTVLAAGDRFENTTGTLAPRAAVPAGAIVIAFSTLLDTEFALALIDLRKRGHVVIAVDALDVSPFEDEQEPLVDRLWALQRSAMYRDMATIGVDIVSWQGDHTLEQSMGVMPDRRHRVRGRLRG from the coding sequence GTGAAAACAGCCGAGTTCCGCTGGCGTGCATCGCCATTGACACAGGCAATTGCGACCTGCGCGGGTGTTGCGCTCGTTGCAGCCGTGATCGGTGCGCATTGGCAGCTCATTGCGTTCGCAGCGCCTCTGCTCGGCGTGCTGTGCTCGATCAGCTGGCAACATCTCGTGCCGACGATCCACGTGCATGGTGGACCGGAGTCGCAGCGATGCTTCGAAGGGGAGCGGGCGCGGGTGACGCTGTCGGCAACGCCGGAAGCCGGGGCGCCCGTCGGCTGGGCAATCGAGCTGACGGTGCCCGCCGTCGAGGGCATGCAGCTCGAAGCGCTCGATTCGGATTCCCCGCACGCGAAAACCGTTGCGGCAACCGCGCAGCGCTGGGGTAGATACTCGATCAGCGCCCGACTCGACGCGGTTGCGCGCGGTGGGCTGCTCACGGGAACGGCGATCGTCGATGCCGCCGATGTCATCGTGTTTCCGTTGACGCCGCCGCAGTCGACGCCCATCCCGCGAACCGAGTTGCTCAACCGCCTCGGCGCCCACCTGACCGGGCATATCGGCCCGGGCGTCGAGTATGCCGATATCCGCCCCTACGTTCCGGGCGACCAACTGCGGGCGGTGAATTGGCCGGTGAGCGCGCGTCGTGGGCAGTTGCACGTGACGGAGCGATTGACCGACCGCGCCGCAGACGTCGTGGTCCTGCTCGACGGGTATCGGCAGCCCGCGGGTCCGGCGACCGATGCCACCGAACGAGCGGTGCGTGGTGCGGCTCAGGTGGTGCAGACCGCGCTGCGTTATGGCGATCGCGCCGGAATCGTGACGCTCGGCGGAAATCGGCCGCGCTGGCTCGGCGCCGACATCGGTCAGCGGCAGTTCTATCGTGTCCTCGATACCGTGCTTGCCGCGGGCGACCGATTCGAAAACACCACCGGCACACTGGCGCCGCGCGCGGCGGTTCCCGCCGGGGCGATCGTCATCGCGTTCTCGACACTGCTCGACACGGAATTCGCACTGGCGCTGATCGATCTGCGCAAGCGCGGCCATGTCGTGATCGCCGTCGACGCCCTCGATGTTTCGCCGTTCGAAGACGAACAGGAGCCACTGGTGGATCGGCTGTGGGCGTTGCAGCGCTCGGCCATGTATCGCGACATGGCGACCATCGGTGTCGACATCGTCTCCTGGCAGGGCGATCACACCCTGGAACAGTCGATGGGCGTGATGCCGGATCGCCGCCACCGGGTGCGCGGACGGCTGCGAGGGTAG
- a CDS encoding AAA family ATPase, with amino-acid sequence MPASTTTAHCEAVLDEIERVVVGKRSALTLILTAVLARGHVLIEDLPGLGKTLIARSFAAALGLRFTRVQFTPDLLPADLLGSTIYDMQSGHFAFRAGPIFTNLLLADEINRTPPKTQAALLEAMAEGQVSIDGETHKLPTPFIVLATDNPIEYEGTYPLPEAQLDRFAMRLELRYLSERDETSMLRRRLERGSAEPTVNQVVDAQDLLAMRESVEQVTVHEDVLHYVVSLATATRRHPQVAVGASPRAELDLVQLARARALLLGRDYVIPEDVKALAIAAIAHRITLRPEMWVRKIQGADVVGELLRRLPVPRTNEGAG; translated from the coding sequence ATGCCGGCCAGTACGACCACCGCACACTGCGAGGCGGTGCTCGACGAAATCGAACGCGTGGTGGTGGGCAAGCGTTCCGCGCTCACCCTCATCCTCACCGCGGTCCTCGCGCGCGGCCACGTACTCATCGAAGACCTGCCGGGACTCGGTAAGACATTGATCGCGAGATCCTTTGCCGCGGCACTGGGTCTGCGATTCACCCGGGTACAGTTCACGCCGGATCTGCTGCCGGCGGACCTGCTCGGTTCGACGATCTACGACATGCAATCGGGCCACTTCGCGTTCCGCGCGGGCCCGATCTTCACCAACCTGCTGCTTGCCGACGAGATCAACCGCACCCCGCCCAAGACCCAGGCGGCGCTGCTCGAGGCGATGGCCGAAGGCCAGGTCAGCATTGACGGTGAAACTCACAAGCTGCCAACGCCATTCATTGTTCTGGCTACCGACAACCCGATCGAGTACGAGGGCACCTACCCGTTACCGGAGGCGCAGCTGGATCGATTCGCGATGCGGCTGGAACTGCGCTACCTATCCGAGCGCGACGAGACCTCGATGCTGCGGCGGCGCCTCGAACGCGGTTCGGCCGAGCCGACGGTCAATCAAGTGGTCGACGCCCAGGATCTGCTGGCGATGCGCGAATCGGTCGAGCAGGTGACGGTGCACGAGGACGTGCTGCACTACGTGGTGTCGCTGGCCACCGCCACCCGGCGCCATCCGCAGGTCGCGGTCGGCGCCAGCCCGCGTGCCGAACTCGACCTCGTTCAGCTCGCCCGGGCCCGGGCGCTGTTGCTTGGTCGCGACTACGTGATACCCGAGGACGTCAAGGCGTTGGCCATCGCGGCAATCGCACACCGGATCACCCTGCGCCCGGAGATGTGGGTGCGCAAGATTCAGGGCGCCGACGTCGTCGGAGAACTGTTGCGGCGCTTACCGGTACCTCGCACCAACGAGGGCGCCGGATGA
- a CDS encoding DUF4129 domain-containing protein, giving the protein MPDKPTGRVVALIVLLIVVAAALRGYLPARDRAPHADGSGRAALVFIVVLLSASLALLAVSVIARLRDPRAMAPKAGDISGMLGTGRGRPSWRVLLIGLAVIFAWLLIAMLLARFSPPHGAGPAPRAPDTGAASHTAAPVPQHPPPHNDDGEMLGILLAATIPVMLLLVVATLIMSRRRYRAATPHILVDHDDAEYVPPSRPSESLVRAAELGLAEMADRSREPREAIIACYAAMERELANVPGAAPQDFDTPTEVLARAVERHALHIDNAVQLVNLFEEARFSPHVMNEGHRDVAVEVLRLVLAEIRSPA; this is encoded by the coding sequence ATGCCCGATAAGCCGACGGGGCGCGTCGTTGCGCTCATCGTGCTGTTGATCGTCGTTGCCGCTGCCCTGCGCGGATATCTTCCGGCGCGCGATCGTGCGCCGCACGCCGACGGCAGTGGCCGGGCGGCGCTGGTATTCATCGTCGTCCTGCTCAGTGCGTCACTCGCGTTGCTCGCGGTCTCGGTGATAGCGCGACTACGGGATCCGCGGGCGATGGCGCCGAAGGCGGGCGACATCTCCGGGATGCTGGGTACCGGCCGGGGGCGACCGAGCTGGCGCGTGCTGTTGATCGGGCTCGCGGTAATTTTCGCGTGGCTGTTGATTGCGATGTTGCTGGCCCGATTTTCGCCGCCGCACGGCGCCGGTCCCGCACCGCGGGCACCGGACACCGGCGCGGCATCACACACGGCCGCACCCGTGCCGCAGCACCCACCCCCGCACAACGACGACGGCGAGATGCTGGGAATTCTGCTGGCCGCCACGATTCCGGTGATGCTGCTCCTCGTCGTCGCGACGCTGATCATGTCGCGACGGCGATACCGCGCCGCGACGCCGCACATCCTCGTCGATCACGACGACGCCGAGTATGTGCCGCCGTCCCGGCCTTCGGAATCCCTGGTGCGGGCCGCCGAACTGGGACTGGCCGAGATGGCGGATCGCAGTCGGGAACCGCGAGAGGCGATCATCGCGTGCTATGCCGCGATGGAACGTGAGCTCGCGAATGTTCCCGGGGCCGCTCCCCAGGACTTCGACACTCCGACCGAGGTGCTGGCCCGCGCCGTCGAACGCCATGCGCTGCATATTGATAACGCCGTTCAGTTGGTGAACCTGTTCGAGGAAGCACGATTCAGTCCTCATGTGATGAATGAGGGGCATCGGGACGTAGCGGTCGAGGTGCTGCGTCTGGTTCTCGCGGAGATTCGGAGCCCCGCATGA
- a CDS encoding SDR family NAD(P)-dependent oxidoreductase translates to MTRRLAGRSAIVTGGSRGLGRAIALALAAEGAAVVVAGRTEQVWDDRLPGTIGETVAAIAAAGGRAVPVRADLTDRDDVARLVTEARDALGPITILINNAAFTAPGRPPVPGAQPRVQPAKPAGAAKPGWPGFVSTPLSAFRRHFDIAVFAAYELMQMVSPDMIEAGGGSIINITSVASRLPGDGPYPERSGGVLPGYGGSKAALEHLTQCAAFDLADHHIAVNALAPSKPIMTPGLSYYATAFNDTATEDEFARAAAQLVLVDPALVTGRTIGHHEVLDGSFRPFTVG, encoded by the coding sequence ATGACGCGGCGACTCGCGGGGCGTTCGGCGATCGTCACCGGCGGCAGCCGTGGGCTGGGCCGGGCGATCGCGCTGGCGCTCGCCGCCGAGGGCGCAGCGGTGGTGGTGGCCGGGCGCACCGAGCAGGTGTGGGACGACCGGCTGCCGGGAACCATCGGCGAGACCGTGGCCGCCATCGCGGCGGCCGGCGGGCGCGCGGTGCCGGTCCGTGCCGATCTGACCGACCGAGACGACGTTGCCCGGCTGGTAACTGAAGCACGAGATGCGTTGGGGCCCATCACTATTCTGATCAACAACGCGGCCTTCACCGCGCCGGGGCGCCCGCCGGTGCCGGGGGCACAGCCGCGCGTGCAGCCCGCCAAACCGGCCGGCGCCGCCAAACCCGGCTGGCCGGGGTTCGTCAGCACGCCGTTGTCCGCGTTTCGCCGCCATTTCGACATCGCCGTGTTCGCGGCCTACGAGCTGATGCAGATGGTGTCCCCGGACATGATCGAGGCCGGTGGCGGCTCGATCATCAACATCACTTCCGTGGCGTCGCGGTTACCCGGCGACGGGCCCTATCCCGAGCGAAGTGGCGGTGTCCTACCTGGTTACGGGGGCTCCAAGGCCGCACTCGAGCATCTGACCCAGTGCGCGGCGTTCGATCTGGCCGACCACCACATCGCCGTCAACGCGCTGGCACCGTCGAAGCCGATCATGACACCCGGTCTGTCGTACTACGCAACAGCTTTCAACGACACGGCAACCGAAGATGAATTCGCGCGGGCGGCAGCGCAATTGGTGCTCGTGGACCCCGCCCTCGTCACCGGGCGCACCATCGGTCATCACGAGGTTCTCGACGGCAGCTTCCGGCCCTTTACCGTCGGCTAG
- a CDS encoding TetR/AcrR family transcriptional regulator: MKADPSDLDKAPGAGRPRDPRIDSAILAATAELLVEIGYSNLTLAAVAERAGTTKSALYRRWSSKAELVHETAFPTAPSALETPAGDFAADLRMMIAAARDVFTSPVVRAALPGLVADMSADPELNARVMSRFTDLFAAVQVRLREAVDRGEAHPDVDPDRLIELIGGATMLRMLLRPDEKLDEAWVDQTTAIVVHGVTR, from the coding sequence ATGAAAGCAGACCCGTCCGACCTTGACAAGGCCCCAGGTGCTGGGCGCCCCCGGGATCCGCGTATTGACTCTGCCATCCTCGCGGCCACCGCGGAACTGCTTGTGGAAATCGGCTATTCGAATCTCACCCTGGCCGCCGTTGCCGAGCGGGCCGGCACCACGAAATCGGCGCTGTATCGCCGGTGGTCGAGCAAGGCCGAACTGGTCCACGAGACGGCGTTCCCGACGGCGCCCAGCGCGCTGGAGACGCCGGCCGGTGACTTCGCCGCCGATCTGCGGATGATGATCGCGGCGGCGCGGGATGTCTTCACCAGCCCGGTGGTGCGCGCCGCGCTGCCCGGGCTGGTGGCGGATATGTCGGCCGATCCCGAACTCAACGCGCGGGTGATGTCGCGTTTCACCGACCTGTTCGCGGCGGTCCAGGTGCGACTGCGCGAGGCCGTCGACCGAGGTGAAGCGCATCCCGACGTCGACCCGGACCGGTTGATCGAGCTGATCGGTGGAGCGACCATGCTGCGGATGCTGCTGCGCCCGGACGAGAAGCTGGACGAGGCGTGGGTGGATCAGACCACCGCGATCGTCGTGCATGGGGTGACGCGATGA
- a CDS encoding phosphotransferase family protein, whose protein sequence is MANEPVLDNVDRLQRSSRDVTTLPAVMSKWLSTVLPDGAKPDVTVESGIDSTGMSSETIILTARWQQGGQSIEQKLVTRVAPSAEDVQVFPTYRLDHQFEVIRKVGELTDVPVPPVRWLEPSGEVLGTPFFVMDYVAGEVPPDVMPYTFGNNWFADAAKERQRELQDATVGVLAKLHSIPNAESTFGFLTDGKGETALRRHYNWVRDWYDFAVPDIGRSPLLERTFRWLEDNWPAEVDAGQPVLLWGDARVGNVLYRDFQPVAVLDWEMVTLGPRELDVAWMIYAHMVFQELTGLAGLPGLPDVMREEDVRATYRRLSGVEVGDLRWFYVYSGVMWACVFMRTGARRVHFGETEKPDDVESLFYHAGLMKRLIGEDQ, encoded by the coding sequence GTGGCCAATGAACCTGTGCTCGACAACGTCGACCGACTGCAGCGCTCCAGCCGCGATGTCACGACGCTGCCGGCGGTGATGTCGAAGTGGCTGTCCACCGTCCTCCCCGACGGCGCGAAACCCGACGTCACGGTCGAAAGCGGCATCGACTCGACGGGCATGTCGTCGGAAACCATCATCCTGACCGCGCGGTGGCAGCAGGGCGGGCAGTCGATCGAGCAGAAGCTGGTGACACGGGTGGCGCCCAGCGCCGAGGACGTGCAGGTCTTCCCCACCTACCGACTTGATCACCAATTCGAAGTGATCCGCAAGGTCGGCGAACTCACCGACGTCCCGGTTCCGCCGGTGCGCTGGCTCGAACCCTCCGGCGAGGTGCTGGGCACGCCCTTCTTCGTGATGGACTACGTCGCCGGCGAGGTGCCGCCGGACGTGATGCCCTACACCTTCGGCAACAATTGGTTCGCCGACGCGGCGAAAGAGCGGCAGCGCGAACTGCAGGATGCGACCGTCGGCGTGCTGGCCAAGCTGCACTCAATCCCCAACGCGGAGAGTACGTTTGGATTCCTCACCGACGGTAAGGGCGAGACCGCGCTGCGCCGGCACTACAACTGGGTGCGGGACTGGTACGACTTCGCGGTGCCCGACATCGGCCGGTCGCCGCTGTTGGAGCGCACCTTCAGGTGGCTGGAAGACAACTGGCCGGCGGAAGTGGACGCGGGTCAGCCCGTGCTGCTGTGGGGCGACGCCCGGGTGGGCAACGTGTTGTACCGCGACTTCCAGCCGGTGGCGGTACTGGACTGGGAGATGGTGACGTTGGGCCCGCGTGAGCTCGACGTCGCGTGGATGATCTACGCGCACATGGTGTTCCAGGAACTCACCGGGCTTGCCGGATTGCCGGGATTGCCTGACGTGATGCGTGAGGAGGATGTTCGCGCCACCTACCGGCGGCTGTCCGGCGTCGAGGTGGGCGACCTGCGCTGGTTCTACGTGTACTCCGGCGTGATGTGGGCGTGTGTGTTCATGCGCACCGGTGCGCGGCGAGTGCACTTCGGCGAAACCGAGAAACCCGACGACGTCGAGTCGCTGTTCTACCACGCCGGATTGATGAAACGTCTTATCGGAGAGGACCAGTAA
- a CDS encoding flavin monoamine oxidase family protein → MTKPSWTVDVVVVGAGFAGLAAARELTRQGHDVVVFEGRDRVGGRSFTGSVAGLPADMGGAFVGPTQDAVLALAAELQIPTTPTYHDGKNVIHWRGWTRSYHGTIPKLSLTGLLDIGRLRWQFERIARSVPVDAPWQAHRAQQLDGLSFGQWLRSVRATASSRDLMAIMARVTWGCELDDVSMLHAARYIRAAGGLDRMLDTVDGAQQDHFAGGTQQIARAAADELGARVVLSAPVRRIERHGSGVTVTSDRGAADAGFVIVAIPPAHRGAIEFTPPLPAEYQQLVQRWPQGRLSKAFAAYSTPFWRANGFSGQALSDKGPVFITFDVSPRADGPGILLGFVDARAFDSLPTDQRRRDTLRCFASLFGDEALRPLDYADHRWGTEDFAPGGPTAAVPPGSWTRFGRWLREPVGPIHWAGTETADEWTGFFDGAVRSGRRAAAEITALL, encoded by the coding sequence GTGACAAAGCCGTCGTGGACTGTCGATGTTGTGGTGGTCGGCGCCGGCTTTGCCGGCCTTGCCGCGGCGCGAGAGCTGACGCGACAGGGCCACGACGTAGTGGTCTTCGAGGGTCGCGACCGCGTCGGCGGGCGTTCGTTCACCGGTAGCGTCGCCGGATTGCCGGCCGACATGGGGGGCGCGTTCGTCGGCCCGACCCAAGACGCCGTGCTCGCATTGGCGGCCGAGTTGCAGATCCCGACCACGCCTACCTACCACGACGGCAAGAACGTCATCCACTGGCGCGGCTGGACCCGGTCCTATCACGGCACCATCCCCAAGCTTTCGCTGACCGGGTTGCTCGATATCGGCCGGCTGCGTTGGCAATTCGAGAGGATCGCGCGCAGCGTTCCGGTCGACGCACCGTGGCAGGCGCACCGCGCGCAACAGCTCGACGGCCTGTCGTTCGGGCAGTGGTTGCGGTCGGTGCGTGCCACCGCCTCGTCCCGCGACCTGATGGCCATCATGGCCCGGGTGACCTGGGGTTGTGAACTCGACGACGTGTCGATGCTGCACGCGGCGCGCTACATCCGCGCCGCGGGCGGTCTGGATCGGATGCTCGATACCGTGGACGGCGCCCAGCAGGACCATTTCGCCGGCGGCACCCAGCAGATCGCCCGGGCGGCGGCGGACGAACTGGGCGCGCGCGTCGTGCTCAGCGCGCCGGTGCGCCGCATCGAGCGGCACGGTTCCGGCGTCACCGTCACCTCCGACCGGGGCGCGGCCGACGCGGGATTCGTCATCGTCGCGATCCCGCCGGCCCATCGCGGGGCCATCGAATTCACTCCCCCGCTGCCCGCCGAGTACCAGCAGTTGGTCCAGCGGTGGCCGCAGGGCCGGCTCAGCAAGGCCTTCGCGGCGTACTCGACCCCGTTCTGGCGGGCCAACGGTTTCTCGGGACAGGCGCTGTCCGACAAAGGCCCGGTGTTCATCACCTTCGACGTCAGCCCGCGGGCCGACGGGCCGGGCATCCTATTGGGCTTCGTCGACGCCCGGGCGTTCGATTCCCTACCCACCGACCAGCGGCGCCGCGATACGTTGCGTTGCTTCGCGTCGCTATTCGGCGACGAGGCACTGCGCCCTCTCGACTATGCGGATCATCGTTGGGGCACTGAGGATTTCGCGCCGGGTGGCCCGACCGCGGCGGTACCGCCCGGCTCGTGGACGCGGTTCGGGCGGTGGCTGCGCGAACCGGTCGGGCCCATTCATTGGGCCGGCACCGAGACCGCCGACGAGTGGACCGGGTTCTTCGACGGCGCCGTCCGGTCCGGACGGCGAGCGGCGGCCGAGATCACCGCCCTGCTATGA